GTAAATTTGATCTAGAACTAGACCTTTATTAGTgatacatgtacagtatgtgtggaAGTATTTACAATAACCATTgaaaacatgtgtgttttgtattggGGAACTGAAATCgaatctttgtgtgtgtgtgtgtgtctgattgtgtgtgtgtgtgtgtgtgtgtgtgtgtgtgtgtgtgtgtgtgtgtgtgtgtgtgtgtgtgtgtgtgtgtgtgtgtgtgtgtgtgtgcgagtgtgtgtgtgtgcgagtgtgtgtgactgtgtgcgtgtgtgtgtggtccaggtatttcTCAGGTACAACCGTCTCACTACATAATTACAGGATTACTCAGTAGTCATATGAGCAGTTATTACTACAGTGTGACATTGCATTACATCACATTCTGTGTTTGCAGGGCCTCATATGGTGACACTGTCACGGCTGGCAGACACATTTTATTAGTAGAAGTTGTTGACACCTACTGAGAATTGTTTATTGATTCTAAATGGTTCTCATTCATGCTCCATTACCCTGTTGTTTTCACCCCATGCTTTTAACTGAGCAACCATATGAGACATCAGAGATGATGAAGACTAAGAGATGTCATCGGCTCATTCTGACTCATTCAATCATTCAGCGTCAGCTCATCACTGGAGTGATGGTGAGGGGCTTGTCCGAGAGTTTCCTTGTCCCGGGTAGCCAAGATCCTTCTTTTAGTTTCATacattgttttagtttcatCATTCCTACACAGGAGTAATATGTAGTGTTCAGTCTGGGTGGTGGAGCAGTTCCCTCTAAACTACTTGCTATTGCCATTGAAGTGACAGAACCAGTGTGCTCCTTTTTAAGATGTTCCTGAcggttttctttttctattaaTATTTTCTATTAAGCCTTTGGTAAATCTTTTATCAAAGACAATATGAAATGTTAAgttcatataataatattttatatatgcAGAATTTGAGATTAACCTCTTTAAACCcacagacatttacatttttcaaattccAATCCTATCCTTAATATTTATCAGGATTCCTAATGAACTGGATGGCAGTATAATATTTTGTGTAGTTATGTTGCTACAGTATAAGTGCAGAGCCAGGTTCATAGCTCTACACATTGATTTTAATGCTGTGTTGATAAATGAAATGGCAATGGTGTTAGAAAAATAttacataataaaaatatacatatgattatacaaagacaaacacattcagttcgataaaaactgtttaatttgaaatggagttcattaaaaataaagtaaaattagGCTCACATAAAACAGTCAGATAGTAAAACCTATCTGCAATATGATCCCACATTGCATCTAAAATGCTGTGCAGTTTTTTATCAATGTACATAAAGATTTAATATTtactaaaaaatgaaaatagaaaaatatcaGACAAAAATGTCCATTTGTTGGGTTCATCCAAATGGCTGCACCATACAGGACATGACTCAGCTGCAAATACAGCAACAAGGATAATGACACGAGTTGacattaaaatgctgtttaGAGAACATACAATTGTTTTGAGGCTTTCagtaaaagatataaaagatttCTTAATACAATCGACAGAATGAATCTGTTGAATTAATCCAGCAGGTGAGTTGTGTGTAATTTCTGAAGACTGTACAAATATGAACATTACTTCTATACTTATATTAGGGACATCCTAATATTGAGCTTTGCCGCACTTGTGAGTGTGTCAGGAAAACAACGACTGTCCCTAACATGTAATGGATTTTGCCTGGTACATGCTGAAGAGCTCCAGTCAGGTGTATGACTGCTCACAGCTCAGGCAGTGATCGGCATGTTCTCCCTGTAGCAGGCTGGTCTCTGGGGTCCACTGTAGCTGCACAGGTCCTGATAGATGTGGGCCATCTGCTCATTGGTCGCAGCATCAGACAGGTCCAGGTTCGGGTTGTTGCAGTAAGGCTGTGAGCGACGCATGTTCACGGCCTCCAGCAGGTGCTGGCAGTTCACCGCAGTGATCTGCAACGggagagaagacacagaggtgTTTGCTTTGAGAAGGTGTCGAGACTCCAATATCCAGGTGGAAGAAAATGAATTGAGTGAGACACATGTTACGTCTTGACTGGTCTTACCTGCACAATGAGCAGTTTGCTTTTGGCATTGTTGAGATTGTGGAGCTCTTCTCCAAAACACAGAGTCACTGTCGGATCAGGAGCAGGAAACTGACCCTCCTGGTACAGCTGTACAGCTGGAACACACAGTGCACGTAAACAGTTAGTGGTCAGACCATGCATTGATTTAGAGTCTTACAAGCgttcaaataattaaatatatatataagaactTACCTTGAAGAAACCTTCCTGTGTCGAATATCTTGACTACAGCATCCCTCTCGAGTTTACAGGGCACTGAGCTGTACGGCGAGCCCACCTCTCCCAGCCCGCTCCAGAAGACTCGGCTCTGGCACAGCCTCTTGATGAAGATGCCCTCTTGGTTGGAACGGACCAGCACACCTCTCTCCACGTGGCCCAGGAGCTTGCACGTAACGTGGCGCTGGCGGTCGTACTCGATGAGCTCAGCAGGGGGAAAGTGAACAGTCTGCATGCTGTCTGAACTGTAGAGGGTGCCGCGGCCCAGGTGCTGCTGTGGAGAAATCCTGCAGCCTTCAGGGTGAGTTACCAGTGTGTTCTGCATCGGTTTCCCTCCATAGTAGAAACTGATCATCATTTGGGAGAACGCTGGAGAGGAGAACATGTAAAAGATGTAAGGTTAGGCCCTGCATGTTGCActccatgtgttttttattattactatcaaTGCTTAATCGTGGATCTGATCTAATACATAAAACGTACCTGAGCTGACAACACCAGGTGGCAAAGGGTCCTGGTGCAGTGGGAAAGCTGTGAATTTAAGAGAGGAAGACGTGACTTAAGAGCCTTTTTTAGCACAGTAGACACAACCACAGTGTCATGTCATTACTCTGCTGCATCATCAGAAATAATGTTTCTCTCCCAAAGAAATAAACGCCACAGTCAGCAAACCTCAACAGGATGTTAGTCAATCCTTCCATTGCAGAATTTAACAGACAGGCAAACAACCTCTATTTAGCACCCACAGTCAACACTGAGCTTTCCACTGTGGTTACTTTCAAACACATTAAAGCTCAAATCTCACAAAGACGGTCGTGCTTGAGAGATGAGACCAAAGGCAGAGATGAGTGGGTAGGAAACAAACTGCATTACCATTGATGCTGCCTTGGGACCAGTACTCTGGACTGGCCTGGATGTTACAGCCTTCGTCCtgcaaaatacaacaacacaaaaagatgTCAACAAAGCACCTTTCTACATTTCATAGCTGTGGAGATGAAGTGGGTGGTGCTGGAGGAGGCAGCGGAGTGTGATCACATAACAGTAACACTGAGGTGAGGGGCAATAAAGGCAAAGTGCATCTAAAGTGAAAGAGTGCCGCaggagagaggtgagaggtAAAGTTCATGTTTGAAGTGAGAAGCAGCCTCACCTCTTTTATGAGCTCCTCTATTTCTGCAGGGCTGCAGTCAGTCAGATCTCCAGAGCTCGTGGGAGCTGCCATGGCCATCATTGAGTTTTTACCGTCTGTGGGTGATAGAATTACTCACTGTGATTTCTTCTCATGGTTCAAACACAGGAGGTTTTAGCTGCTGCACTGTTCTTAATGATCCACGGTTTTCTCATGATGAGTCACAGAAGATCAATGCTGGCTCTCAAGACaccaaatgtcaaatgtcaaagaaaattaTAATCGAGACAGGATTTGGATTTTGACTCAAAGTGAACCCAAGAGCcgcaaaaacagaaaaactcaCGCTTCTGCTCTTCCTCGGGTACGATGCGGTAAACTTTATAAGGCTCGGAGATGTCCAGCTGAGACCTTTCTGTCACCTCCTCAAAGTCAGGACTTTTGTTGAGGGCACAGCGGAGTCTGGTCTTCCATGTTGCAGGCTCGGCCTTTTCCCCCTCCTTAAACTTGCCTTTAAACACAGCCCAGGCCTGTGGATATATcacaaatatcacaaatattAAGGATAGttttgtgagaaagaaaaaaaaaaaaaaagaaagagagaaagtctGACTTTCTGTGAATTTGTCAAATTCACAGAAAGGTGGACTTTCTAAAAGCTaaatttttagtttttgaaaaTAACTATACCTTTATTACTGTTTTAAAATTAGGTTAATTTATCAATTATAGACCAATTAAAAATATGTCTTATACTCAGGACAAATCAAACAATGACAGTTAAAGGTCCGTACTATCCTTGGACCACAGAAGCAGCAGACTTAAAGAGGTGAGATCCACCATGTAAGTTGAATCAATCTTTGCTCAAGGGAGATGTCAAACCTTGAAGATGGATGCGTCCACTTCTTGGTTGTAATCCTGTTTCCCCGCATGTTTCCATGGAATCCGGAACATAGTGTGGCTGTCGTCCTCCCACTGCAGCCCACAGTACTGACCACTGTGGATCTGCTCCACCAGCCACTGCTTCAGCCTCCGGCCTCCAGTGTTGGACATCTTGGTGTTTTTGGATCTGTTTAATAGCACCTAAATGACGATGATAGAGgggtgaaaaaacaacattcactttTCAGATCtcataataattcatattcagTCAATGTAAAACACAAGTAAAGTCACTGATAAATACCTGAGCTCTCgtctctctgtgagtgtgtgtgtgtgtgtgaggtatcCTGACGTGACGACAGATGTGCACAGAGCTTATTGTGCCCCGCTTTGATGAATGAAATAGCTGAGCGGTGATTCGACGGCGACACCGCACTTCTGACCAATTGAGCGCGCTGAAGCGGCGTTACGGCCCCGCCCGCTACGGATGTGATGTTCTCCTAAGTCTGCGCGTTTACAAGAAATGGTCTGATGGAACCGATGGTTGTAAAGTCGCTGCCCACGCTGCGCAGACGTGGGGAGGCTGAAAACGCAAGTCACAAGTTACCCTGAGCTCCGTGTTCGGGGGATTTCTGCGCCCACTCAGCCCACTCACGTCAGAGCGATGTTGCTgtgcaggtggagcaggagcagtgtgtgtgtgtgtgtgtgtgtgtgagggtgaagAAGCTCCATTACACACCGATCATGTCCCCGACTACATGTGATTATTATCAGAATGATCCAAGAATCAAGTGGAGGGATCTTAATAATAGTTCAGTGGTGACCAATACCTTATGTTAGGAGTGAGAGGGGAGTTTTCTATCCACCTACCTCATCGTTGTTTTCTCAAGGCTCGTGGtcacataaatgaataaatccaCATTACAGTTATTTGTCAGGGTCCTCCTCATTATTCTAGCCTTACACTTTATCCACCATAATGTCACAGTGTAGCGGACTGTTGGGGCTGACGCTGAAACAAGAGTTGGTTGAGTTATAACTCAAATGTCAGTTTTCATTTATAAATGTCAAACATTCCCACTTCTGCTCAAGGGACCTATTGTTTGAATTCGTTTGATGTGAGAGTCATTTGACAATTGAGGGTtatttacaaaacaacaaatttcacacatcaGCTTGAGGCTTAGAAACAAGTAACagatcattttcttcatttactGACAAAATAGAGACCTAATTATTAGGccattaatgaagacaacaatctgcagattaattgacaagaataattattattagttgtgaACCTGGAATTATATTTTAGTTGATACACATATGCCTAATGTCATATACGGAATTAACAGCTTTAATTCGCGTTTTAAAAATCCCAATCTGGAACAggatttattaaatgttttttttatcagctcaGTTCATCTACATCTgacaaacaaaagtaaaactaGCCAACGCAACTCACTTCAATGAAATAGGCCCATTATAGTAAGTATTCAAACTGTACCGACTGCATTACACAGAACAGATACAAGTCTCGCCCTCAAATTCCAATTTGCAATTCCTCTTACTGTTACCTTTTGTTAAATTTACAGGAAGCCTAACCTAATGCTTTCTGTTTGTGATAAGGGGATAGGGTGAACACCTTCTTGGATTCTCTGCCAGGAATTAGCCTGCCTGGACATCTATTACCTGACCAGACATGCATCAGAAAGTCTATTCACTTTGCAGCCCCAGAAATAAAGCaatgcaaataaagaaaatctcaGTTTAAGGCAAATGCAATTAAGAGGCCAAAACCAGGAGATTCACAGAGATGTCAATGCACCACCTCTCAGAGATCAGTTCCAAGGAAACCTGAGGTAGCGCATTTCCTGCTAAATTTGATGAGAGAAAGTtgcatttttgaaaaataaaatctttaagAAAGATTTCTGATAAGTTTCATCAGTCTGAAAGCTTTTCTATATGCATCTCCTTagtacaaagtaaaataaaccaCAGGGCTTATTTGGAATTATGTTTATGAGGGAAAGAGTAGTATGGTATTTGTAAGCCTCCAGTAAATATATTATCTAATGTGTTATTTGATCCAATATCTGTATCTTTAAGAAATAACTAAAACActgagacattacaaactatgcatgTTGCCAAAATATTTTCCCCACAAAAACTACCTAAATAAGACCTGGTACACACTATTTTCAGTTTACACTTTGAACCTTTTAAGGTCTAAAATTTAGATTATAGCTTGAAGCAGCATCCCGAGGTGATCTGTGGAATAaaaccagaaacctcacatATCTAATTTAAATCAGACTAAAATTCAACAGGATTATCTGGGATTACAGGTGCAGTGATCAAGATGCCTCATGAGACGAGCAGCTGATCTACGGAGAAGATGAAGTTCAATATTAACCATGCAAAtgttaatttcatttatttacacacaaataccaTGGTGTTGATAGTTATTTATTACAGATTTATTCCCATTTCCGTATTTTTTTCAATCACTGCATCgtattataaaacaaacaaaacaaacgtgacataaaaacacacacaaaaaaaactgacagtACCCATGAAATTATAACACAAATCAATTtagtcacaaaaaaaaaagataaatcagaGCTTCATTAACATCAGGAAGACTTGCAGAGATCCTTCAAGTGTGGTTATAGATCTATGCAGCTATGCTTCATGTAGATCCTCTGTTTAACCCGTTTTGTATTACTTAAACCTTTCTtcttcatatgtgtgtgtgtctttacaaAGCCACAATAGATATGGAACCAATGCTCTTCACATGACAGTTTACTTTAAAAAGTCTTCCCAGTGTAATCTGATATCAAGAACAGTAACTAACTAGGTGAGAACAAACGCTGTTTATTACATGGCAGTGATGTGCGACagtaatgtatttattgttgttgtaatCTCTGTAAATGGCCAGCAAATCTAATCCTACTTGGTTATTGCCTCCTATGAGAGTGTATCTGGGAGAGTGTGCAGTTTGGtccagcttgattgaatttacagCCTTGGGGGAGGTATGCACTCCACAAGTTTATCAGTACGTGCAGTGTCAATCATGTCAAGCAATAGGGCTGCTTCCAGTAGGATGCATAAATCTTATGCCGTCAATCTGGCAAATTAGAGGCGGAACGCTCCTTTAGGACTCCATTAATAATCAGTCACATCTTTAAGGCTACCAAGCTGAATGCTGCAGGTGTGATGTGCCCACATGGGAGTGTAGTGTATTCATCATGGCTAAGGTGCTGAGGTGTTGAGAATAAGGCGTCTGTGAGCACTGATATTGTGGCTGTGCTCAGGTAAGTGAGCATGGGAGGTACTGCTAGTGAAAAGGAGTCTGTTGATCAATTCTAAATCAACCTCCATTGCGTCAAGTCGACTATGACCGATtcaaataaaaggtaaaaagctaaaaaaaagcTTGGCTCATAAGGGGGCATTCATACAAATGCCTTGGATCTAATTATAATTTAGGGGTTGATTTGGAATTGAGTACAGAATAATAGCTGTTGCCTTTTTCCAGGCAGAACCGGGCAGGAGGACTTTGGCGTGTTTCAGCTGCTGCCCTCAGGATCATCAGACGGCAGAGAACAGACAGCTATACCACGATTTATCGAGCGCTgatcgtctcctctcctctggctcGCCTGCAGCTCTGTGTACTGGCTCAGGAGGGCTTCCACCTGCTCCTGGTCATTGAATGGACTGGGACGGAAACCGGACTGTATCCATGTTCGATACTAGGGACGAGAGgagggacaaaaaaaatgtataaaaacaacaacatcacatCATGCTGTTAAATCCAATAACATTACAGTGTTCAATCCTTCAACTTTAGCTGCACTACCACAATATTCCACTATATTatacacaccctcccaattTGGCGGTATATTCAAGCTggaaatatttcccaaaatgacctgttctttatgtatttttctactTAGcttgtgtacagtatgtgcaccTTTGTGGCCATAAATATtgcagctgtttgtctttttaattgtAAATTGATATAATATGTGCTTGGTATCTTGGGTCTATTCCACAAGATCCGAGTTGAGTTTTTACCGTAACTTTACTCAGTTTCACAGATTTAAGTACAAGTGAGTGTCAGGTGAGAATTTCAACTAATCCAAGAGCACGGTATAAactgtttttcatgaaataatAATCGACATATTCAGTTTGAGGcgataaacagaaaacatgttccGCACTTGGGCTTGGCAGATAGGATGAGGGGGCAGGACGAGGGGGCAGGACAGAAGGTTTTTAGTGAAACACTTGTCAGGAAATGCCTTTGGCGAACATTCCTGCTCCCACAGTCACCTTGAACTCAGGATTTTCCTCTTCACTCATCTTACCGTCCCATTTAGGAAATCTGCACTTTAAAAACATTCTTCTTACTGTATTTTCATCATCTTTGAAATTCATGGCACATAATTGATCGACAAGATGCTTGAACATGTTGTCACTTGCAGCAGAATAATCTGACAGGATACATCAAAGTGTCCCAACAAATCTGCTGATGACAATGACAACTGAACGTGTGTTGAAGTGAGGCGTGATTTCACTGCCAGGTTTAATTAAGGTGCTTCGAAATATAAATTATTGCAGTGCCTGCAAATCAATACGGATTAAAATCACCAGCATGGCATATTCAGCTATTACAGCTGCAGAGgacaaaatgttatgttttggTGGGGATCACAACTTATTCCATACACCTGGATAAAATGCTGGTTTCCATTTGTTACATAAATTCcagttttcatttggaaaacTTCTACACTTTTGTTCACAGGTTCCTTGGTTCCAAGTCACAGAATTGTGAAGATCAGTTACAGTTTTATGGGGATAGTTCAACCAAAATTCAAAATTCAGTCACCctacattcaaattcgactcgaatGATTTAAGCCTGAATGTGCTCTGTGATCCACACGCAaacgcggctccagaggaggatcacagaggacatttaacTTGGTGTAACTGCGacgtttcaagtcgaatttgaataCCGGGGCTTATGGAGACTTGGATGccaccacacgagcagtatggaggcagtttatgtttttttctgttgtttttgtacgtttgaagaatcagtcaccatttactttaattctATTGGAATTAGCTCCAACGTTgcttacccctgaaactcctaatGTGTTTTGTGGAGTTAAACACTTAACGATAGCAGTATAAATTGTGTGTTAAAAaattatatgaattattttggtatttttaaatttattcCCACTAGAACGTAGAGTTTTCAGAGACTGCATCTGGTCCAAAAAGCAAGGAATTGCACAAAGGATGCCCAGGAATTGTTTTGTGCAATatcttattatttttctaaacaCAGTGTGAGGTGAAAGTCACTCTGAAAGTAATACATTCATTTCACTAAAATTTGTATTCTCACTGGCAACTGAAGAGACCAAATAGTACAGCACTGACTCATAGGATCAAGATAACGGTAACAATGAATAATCAATCAAAAGGCACAGTATCGAGATAACACATCAATAAAGGCTGTGATATCAGGGGTTGTGCAAGATGCTGACCGCTGTAATTCTgtcatgaaaaagaaaatgaatcctGTCATCAGCTACAAAGTCTGTTTGAGTGTTCCACATGAAGCTGGACTGAAAATGCAAAGATTAAACTTGATGTCAAATCTACCAAAATGTAAACAGGATGGCTTTTCTGTCAGATTTGTCCCGTTGGACTCCTTGAGACAAAAGCTTGAGTTGATAGAGTCATAGACTGGCACTGACAAAACTTTTTGATTGGATGTGCACTGTAGTATATTTCAGGCACTTTGTTAATGTTATACTGTAGCTGTAAACACTTTTGTTACTGTGAGGCGTATATCTCcattactgtttgtttgttggttgtttgtctgtctgtctttctgcgGGATTACTAAGAAACTACTTACATGAAATCTTGTAGCGGGGCGGGACATGACCGAAGGAAGTACTCGTTAAAATTTTAAGCAGATCCAGATAAACTGGTGGATACATGaatttactttcactttctttcacatggGGAGAAAGGGTGTTAGCCTTAGCGTAGGGATGTGCTCTCTGAATGCCTGTATAGTTACAGCTGCATTTgtaacaaaacaacattgttgtcttaaagggcccatattttacaccttccTGGGATTTTATTTGAGGTATTagtacccctaagatgatagatcagtggtttaaagtcgaaacaactgctgcaatgtgtatttccatgtcctctcttctgcctcgCTCTGCACACAGAACAGGCCTGactctttaatattttatgagtccctcctctgattggctgactgcactttgagtaACACACAACTCTCATTCATCTCATTCTGGCACATTGACGATCTcactggtaaacacagctgaaagtcacgttgttatgtttggatacagctatagctatatatatatatatattttttttttattcactgttcatttcattttttgatgtttttgatgtttttgatacGTTGTTtcttatgttgtgttttttatctgcCATGTTATCTGCACCTTGAGTGCTCTGAAAGgcgcctataaataaaatgtattattattattattataatagagaccagccacatattctCAGttggttacaacaggatgtttctgaacggtcagttacaccgtcctcatgtttgttcaagttttagcaggacagtaggccaatgtaggagtaagtCCCGAATTACAGTTCCGAGTTTCAATATGGAGTTTCACAAAGGAGGTTCAGTCCAGAGTAACGTCTACGTTACTACGGAGTAACAACTGTATCCTTGAAGAGTTGCTGTAGGTTGAGAGACTGTGGTGAAACACAGCACATCAGAAGcaataaagcgtaaccgctggtttttaacagtaacgttcttaggaggaatgtgcacgaacacattctcttccttggatccctccacgctgcagtgtttcttcagtgttgtttgttgtggttagcctgtggtagctaacaagctgctagctcagcaacatgtctgctctACCTTGAGGCTACCTACTGACCCCGTTCAAGTAATTACGCATAGTAAAAGCCCACaaaaattattttacacaatatgggccctttaaggaTTCCTTCCTCCCTATTTGAAGCTTATGtgaaaaaaactcaaattcaacatacaacatacagcTTTCCCTTAAAATCCTCGAAATCACTGCAAGATCTACAAGCAACAAGCAGTTGTTTCAGTCATGTTATGTTGCAAGGTGCTGACAGTAATGTGAAACACGTGATGAGCAGTACCAACCTGATGCAATCCCAGCAAACCCCCTGCAGTTCCCCTTCTCTAGTCAATGGTTAGACAAGTGCCATCGTAATGAAATCACGCACAGGGGGCCTTCAAGTAACTACAACGCTGCAACATTTTAACAGCTGTGAACAGCTGCCTACAATGTGTTCATATACAACACATCCTCTCAATGGCAAAATGCTGTATAGACAATGACTCGAAATAAAATCCAAAAAGTAATTGACTCACTCCTTAAAGtgtgaaaatacaataaatacatgaaaactgCAGCAAGTCTTCTGATAACTCGAAAAATAATGTCTTTAAGGTTTAAACCAGCATTTTTAATACAAGCATGTGTACCTGTCATATACTCAATTACACTGCTtgatcttttctctttgtgaaaACATTCTCCAAACCAGAATGGAACTAAAACCATGAAGCCACTTAATATTTCCTATAAG
This genomic stretch from Hippoglossus hippoglossus isolate fHipHip1 chromosome 3, fHipHip1.pri, whole genome shotgun sequence harbors:
- the irf8 gene encoding interferon regulatory factor 8, with protein sequence MSNTGGRRLKQWLVEQIHSGQYCGLQWEDDSHTMFRIPWKHAGKQDYNQEVDASIFKAWAVFKGKFKEGEKAEPATWKTRLRCALNKSPDFEEVTERSQLDISEPYKVYRIVPEEEQKHGKNSMMAMAAPTSSGDLTDCSPAEIEELIKEDEGCNIQASPEYWSQGSINAFPLHQDPLPPGVVSSAFSQMMISFYYGGKPMQNTLVTHPEGCRISPQQHLGRGTLYSSDSMQTVHFPPAELIEYDRQRHVTCKLLGHVERGVLVRSNQEGIFIKRLCQSRVFWSGLGEVGSPYSSVPCKLERDAVVKIFDTGRFLQAVQLYQEGQFPAPDPTVTLCFGEELHNLNNAKSKLLIVQITAVNCQHLLEAVNMRRSQPYCNNPNLDLSDAATNEQMAHIYQDLCSYSGPQRPACYRENMPITA